The Arachis ipaensis cultivar K30076 chromosome B07, Araip1.1, whole genome shotgun sequence genomic interval aactcatcaaaatccaaacatattaatagtaaATAATCTTGtctaatgaaaatataaaaatgcAATAGAAATATTAGAAGTTAAATACAAAAGTCTAGTGAATAATCTTTGAAAGAAGCTAAAACCAAAACACATTAAAATCTAAACATTAGTGAAATAGAATTAGGATTATGAGTTAAAAAACACataaaaagtcatatatatattttatttaattaattatgatcGGGTATATGGGTTGGTTCGGGTTCTGCGCCCCCAaaaccgatacccgaaccaatcatTAACAAATGtcattggtttggttcgggttggacccgattacccgtcGGTTCCAGAACCAATTTGATTTGTTTGGTTCGAGTTCGGATGAataatcgggtacccgctacccgtgctcacccctaaaaCAAACAACTTTTATTAAATATACTTTACCTGGCCAAGCATTTCTGCCTCTGCTTCAATTCCTCCTATGGAACTTACATTCCCCATTTGCTTGTAGTGCATCATCTGAGAACCTGAATGACATGGCTACATTTCATGTTGAAGCTACCAGCAATCACAATTCCACCAAAAGAATAATCCCACACAAACAAATAGTAGCCATGCATGTACACAAGAGGCTGAAAAAAACTTGTTTCAATAATGtgttctttttttccttttttcctaTTTTACAATTGAAATTAgaaggattttttttctttttatttttgggttttgtGGAAAATAAGGAAGCATTGCTTTGATATTTGTATGTgacaataatataatttttttaatcttatatatcaataaatttttgtcATGAATTTAATGGGAAATTAAGTAAAAAAAAGTTATACTAAACAAACTACTTAAATAAATTTGGAAATATGCATTAAATTTAATAGATTGATGTATGTTTGAACAATCGACCCATCCAAACTTTTGTATatcaggtttttttttttagtaaaatcCTAGAAAAGGTAAATTGAAATGTAATATTGTAAAACATAGCCTTTTTAGTTTTGCTGTGTGTTTTTGTTAGATATAGAAAATTTTTTGTTGTGAAAccctaaactaaaaaaaaaaattaaagattgaaattaataataatttagttaataaattagaatacctcttttttttctataaaagacatttattatattttgttatgttagggaattttaaattttatatgacCAATAAAAAACCAATTTTTTGTATAAGAACTAAAAAAATAGATAATTTCGTAATCAATTATAAATTATTGTTTTTAAATGTTTTAGAATTTAGACTTTTAGTTATTATTGAAATGACTATAATACCCTCGTATTCTACCCTGGAGGGAGTAGTAAGCAAATAAGCATGTTTCGAAACAAACGCAGAAAGCTTAGTATAAAAGTGAGAATCAGTAGCAAAAACATTTCATAAACATCGCAATCCACAATCGCCAATCGCCAATCGCCAATGAAGATGATTGAGGTTTCCCAAATCGCTGCTGAGCAACTTGTTCTCGAACTCAGCAACCCCGATCTCCGAGAAAATGCTCTTCTCGAACTCTCCAAGGTACAAAATAAAGTCTCGGTTTTTTTCCTTTCTGTTGGATTACAAGGATTAAATCCTTAACCAAAAAAGCTGCATTGTTTTGATTTTGACTTTTCAGCAAATGGGTTAATTTTTATTTCCATAAAGTTTTTTCCTTTTAAATTATTTCTTGATGTTATGTTTGTGTTATGATTaagcttctttttttttgttctgGTAATTAATTTACACTGTTGTTGCACTGACACAAGTAATTTATTGAATTTTAGAAGAGAGAGTTATATCAAGATCTCGCTCTGTTACTGTGGAATTCCTTTGGCACCATTGCAGCGCTTTTACAGGTATATTATGTTATTTGCATTGAATTGTTTTCTATCAAGAATTCAAGATTGTAATGTTTGTTCTTTGGACCTGGTTTTCCAATTTGTTTTTTCTCCATAAGTGGTGATTTACTAGAATTTGAAATTtctaatttctttgatttttgcttCCAGGAAATAGTTTCTATATACCCTGTTCTTTCGCCCCCAAATCTTACTCCAGCTCAATCAAATCGAGTGTGCAATGCTCTTGCTCTTCTTCAGGTGAGATGAGATTGTAATAATGTACTATGAAATTTTGTATCATGGATATTTTCTGTGCCCATGTTTCTTGTTTTCATGCCATGTTGTTAaggttttcttttccttttttgtgTTCTTGATGCAGTGTGTGGCATCTCACCCTGATACAAGGATGCTATTCCTCAATGGTAATGTctcttattattttatcatttttcaCTATTTAGTGTGTTTGTTGTAATTACTAGTCTATTTTCAATCAAATATAAGATAAAAGTTTTGGTTTTGGAGGATATCTTCTCCTCAATGAGTTGTACTTTTGCCTCTTGCTCTCTCCAATAAAATTCATTCATTTTTATACATAATAGAAAATGGTTTAAGATGCTTTGCTTGGAAAGTCTTTGGTCCAATAATTAGTTTCTATCTATACTAAAGAATATAAATTTTTCTTGCTTGCTTTGACATTCCCATATCCATCTTGGCATTTTCTGGCTCACTAACAGATTAAACTCAAAAAAAAATTGTTCATTTTTTTGAACTTGTTTTTTCTCATGGGCAGCTCATATACCTCTATATTTGTATCCTTTCCTTAATACAACAAGCAAGTCAAGACCATTTGAATATTTGAGGCTTACTAGCCTTGGTGTCATTGGTGCTTTAGTGAAGGTACTGCATTCTTTCTGATAATGTTGTTGGACGCATATATACTTGATTGCaagtataataatttttttattggaaCATTCATGTTGACAAGAGAACAATTTTAAAGTACTAAAAGTATTGCCACAAAAAACTTTGTCATAGATAATCATATGGAAGTTAACAAGTGACACAGAAAAATGTAGTAATAATAGTAGCTACTTGTTGATTATTTCAGTGGCTTCCTATGTTAGATTTACAATTAAATCTATTAATTTTCAAAGTTCAGCATCTGAAAATTCGGTATATCCTAATGGAGACATACAAATCCAACTTCTTTGGATGAGTTCATCAATTAGGGAATAAAATTTCCCCTACTATTTTAAGCCCTTTGCAtgattgttgaattttttttctgCCATCGGTCACATGTATAAGATTGTACCTCTTTGTTATCAATTGTGATCATTACTTTCCTGTTGATATTCACAGGTTGATGATACGGAAGTTATAAGTTTCCTTCTTTCAACAGAAATAATTCCGTTGTGCCTTCGCACTATGGAACTGGGAAGTGAATTGTCAAAAACAGTTGAGTTTACTTGTTCTTGGTTTTTAGCCAATTTGTTTTTAATAGATTACTTTGTTTGGATGAATTTTGATTTCGTTGATATTTACTGCTTCATTTTTTATCTTGTTCCAATAGAATGCTATTCAAGAAGTGTTTCACTATATTTTGCAACTTATGTGTTCTATGAGATTTTCATTGATAGAGTGATCTTGGCATGATATAAAATGGTAAATGAATACTTATAATACTTGAATAAGCTTTTCTCTCAAGAACCTTATTGTCTTGTTCCTTTTTCCCCTCTTTGGAACTAATAGAACAATGTGAATATACATAAATATTACATGCTAGTTAATGTTGCATCCTTGTATTGTAGGATGCAAAATAAtactataatataatataatataatatcttATATTTGGTTGTCTAATAAAAGCTCTTGTATTGTAGGTTGCAACCTTTATAGTTCAGAAAATTCTTTTGGATGATGTGGGTTTGGATTATGTTTGTACCACAGCGGAACGCTTTTTTGCAGTAGGTCGAGTTCTGGGGAACATGGTGGCAGCTCTGGCTGAGCAACCCTCATCTCGCCTTTTGAAGCACATTATTCGTTGCTATCTTCGTCTATCCGATAATCGGAGGTTGGATAAGTAGAGTGCAACTTCCATGATCTTTTAGTGTTGCTGTTCTCAACCTTCCTATCTCTAATTTCCCTGTTGTGGCTGCTTTTATTTGTTCAAAGTTTCTAACAAAACTGGCTTTCCATTAAAGCAGGGCTTGTGATGCACTAAGAAGCTGTCTTCCGGAGATGTTAAGAGATGCTACTTTTAATACCTGCCTTCGTGTAAGTACTACTTATGGAATTAATATGCATATGATTTAGTAAAATGTGTTTGGGTTGCTTGATCAATTTAGTCATAGATTGAACCCTTGAAGAGAAAAGAGTAGTAACTAGAAAAAGTTAGTTATGTACATGTACTTACTCATGGGTACATTTCGCCGACTCGCTCTCTTTCACTACTGGATGTAGCTTGGGAGGGCGAGTTGACTTGGTGTACGAAAAAACTCTCTTCATGGGATTCTCGGTTCCAAAGCTAATGATTCTTTCATTGGACCTTATAGTATGTTTTCATGATGTGTTGCTGGTTTCATGTACTCAGGAAGACCAAACAACTAGGAGGTGGCTACAGCAGTTGCTTCACAATGTTGGAGTGAATAGGGTTCCTCCACTACAAGCCGGAGCAGGATTCGATCATAATATGATGGTGGCGTGAGGACGAGTTCTCGCTTCATCACGGGTCTTCGATATCACCCTTGATGGCCCATTTATGAAACTTGAGAGATAAGTTTTGCAAACAGTGATGATTTTGTATCTAGTCATATGGTGGTTCTTTTGGTTTGGAAAGGTTGTAGTAGTGGTAATATTTTAGTAGACTTTGaaggagatatatatatatatatatttttttcagccTAAGAGTTGGTGTGGTTGCAACTTGAGGTTTTTGAAGAGAAGATAGGAAGGGAGAGTTTAAACTGAGTATATACTCAAATAGGGTCGCTAAGGAATTTCGTGTTGGATATTTTCGTctccaaaaaaataaatttattatgttcaagttcctaaaCTTTATAAACGTAAGATATATACTCAAATAGGGTCGCTAAGGAATTTCGTGTTGGATATTTTCGtctccaaaaaaattaatttattatgttcaagttcctaaaTTTTATAAACGTAAGACATATAAATCTTTCTATCATACTTTTGAGAATTTATTTGTCCAAATAAAACCAATGAATTTAACTAGGATTTATCTTATATAAAATTTAGGGATCTtaacttaataaaattaaggTCAGAGACAAAAATATCTTATGCGAAATTCTTTAGAAATCTATTTGGATATATACTCTTAAACGTTTCTTCAATGAATCACAATATTTTGCTGACTTGTTGTCCATGTATCGAACATATTTAAAACATGACATTTATTCAACATGTATATCATTATGTCCAAAATATTTTTGGATAATTTAGATATATCCAAATATGATCAACTAACAtcatatctaattttatttttgaattctagacatatatttgtaaaataaaatttaaaatagtatGTATTATTAATTATCANNNNNNNNNNNNNNNNNNNNNNNNNNNNNNNNNNNNNNNNNNNNNNNNNNNNNNNNNNNNNNNNNNNNNNNNNNNNNNNNNNNNNNNNNNNNNNNNNNNNNNNNNNNNNNNNNNNNNNNNNNNNNNNNNNNNNNNNNNNNNNNNNNNNNNNNNNNNNNNNNNNNNNNNNNNNNNNNNNNNNNNNNNNNNNNNNNNNNNNNNNNNNNNNNNNNNNNNNNNNNNNNNNNNNNNNNNNNNNNNNNNCATAGTTGATGGCTTTGGTCTGCTCATAAGCAATAAATATCAACCCAACATTAAATgagtttttaattttgatattaaatttaTAGTAGTATTTTTTAATAATGTATGAAATttagtatgttttttttttcatataaagaTCATAAATCTGACCGTTTAATTTgtgaagtttaatttttttttttaaaagacaaAATTTATCATCTAAT includes:
- the LOC107609748 gene encoding cell differentiation protein RCD1 homolog isoform X1, with protein sequence MKMIEVSQIAAEQLVLELSNPDLRENALLELSKKRELYQDLALLLWNSFGTIAALLQEIVSIYPVLSPPNLTPAQSNRVCNALALLQCVASHPDTRMLFLNAHIPLYLYPFLNTTSKSRPFEYLRLTSLGVIGALVKVDDTEVISFLLSTEIIPLCLRTMELGSELSKTVATFIVQKILLDDVGLDYVCTTAERFFAVGRVLGNMVAALAEQPSSRLLKHIIRCYLRLSDNRRLDNRACDALRSCLPEMLRDATFNTCLREDQTTRRWLQQLLHNVGVNRVPPLQAGAGFDHNMMVA
- the LOC107609748 gene encoding cell differentiation protein RCD1 homolog isoform X5, yielding MKMIEVSQIAAEQLVLELSNPDLRENALLELSKKRELYQDLALLLWNSFGTIAALLQEIVSIYPVLSPPNLTPAQSNRVCNALALLQCVASHPDTRMLFLNAHIPLYLYPFLNTTSKSRPFEYLRLTSLGVIGALVKVDDTEVISFLLSTEIIPLCLRTMELGSELSKTVATFIVQKILLDDVGLDYVCTTAERFFAVGRVLGNMVAALAEQPSSRLLKHIIRCYLRLSDNRRACDALRSCLPEMLRDATFNTCLREDQTTRRWLQQLLHNVGVNRVPPLQAGAGFDHNMMVA
- the LOC107609748 gene encoding cell differentiation protein RCD1 homolog isoform X4 produces the protein MKMIEVSQIAAEQLVLELSNPDLRENALLELSKKRELYQDLALLLWNSFGTIAALLQEIVSIYPVLSPPNLTPAQSNRVCNALALLQCVASHPDTRMLFLNAHIPLYLYPFLNTTSKSRPFEYLRLTSLGVIGALVKVDDTEVISFLLSTEIIPLCLRTMELGSELSKTVATFIVQKILLDDVGLDYVCTTAERFFAVGRVLGNMVAALAEQPSSRLLKHIIRCYLRLSDNRSRACDALRSCLPEMLRDATFNTCLREDQTTRRWLQQLLHNVGVNRVPPLQAGAGFDHNMMVA
- the LOC107609748 gene encoding cell differentiation protein RCD1 homolog isoform X2; translation: MKMIEVSQIAAEQLVLELSNPDLRENALLELSKKRELYQDLALLLWNSFGTIAALLQEIVSIYPVLSPPNLTPAQSNRVCNALALLQCVASHPDTRMLFLNAHIPLYLYPFLNTTSKSRPFEYLRLTSLGVIGALVKVDDTEVISFLLSTEIIPLCLRTMELGSELSKTVATFIVQKILLDDVGLDYVCTTAERFFAVGRVLGNMVAALAEQPSSRLLKHIIRCYLRLSDNRRLDKACDALRSCLPEMLRDATFNTCLREDQTTRRWLQQLLHNVGVNRVPPLQAGAGFDHNMMVA
- the LOC107609748 gene encoding cell differentiation protein RCD1 homolog isoform X3; the protein is MKMIEVSQIAAEQLVLELSNPDLRENALLELSKRELYQDLALLLWNSFGTIAALLQEIVSIYPVLSPPNLTPAQSNRVCNALALLQCVASHPDTRMLFLNAHIPLYLYPFLNTTSKSRPFEYLRLTSLGVIGALVKVDDTEVISFLLSTEIIPLCLRTMELGSELSKTVATFIVQKILLDDVGLDYVCTTAERFFAVGRVLGNMVAALAEQPSSRLLKHIIRCYLRLSDNRRLDNRACDALRSCLPEMLRDATFNTCLREDQTTRRWLQQLLHNVGVNRVPPLQAGAGFDHNMMVA